The following are from one region of the Mauremys reevesii isolate NIE-2019 linkage group 2, ASM1616193v1, whole genome shotgun sequence genome:
- the METTL4 gene encoding N(6)-adenine-specific methyltransferase METTL4 isoform X2, with protein MSVVHQLSVGWLLDHLSFINKAGYRLCPSCQCPAPSASHVAPVSSTPSTEDIVGPSTVDTTYSTGAAVERTGETLKRKYVFREEFFHVFKPHIVSASEQKPQQESSDAGPREGKDSGNGIEQHEGAKNSDGDSIASARKKRKRKCSVFNQGELDALEYHTKIRGLILEGTRCLIKEGLKSGFLHPISAKQSSVKNVVTGHVGCEMAELCEMAKRFPSVNENDHRSSQIIDEETSIPEQDLLSCVTENNTDYAKIINLMGQKYLVPPKSSFLLSDISCMQPLLNYKNKYDVIVIDPPWQNKSVKRSNRYSHLSSWQIKQIPIPSLAAPNCLVVTWVTNRQKHLRFVKDELYPYWSVKTLAEWHWVKIARSGEFVFPLDSSHKKPYEVLVLGRVQGNIDLPLRKSDVAVLPIPDHKLIVSIPCTLHSHKPPLTEILTEYIKPDAECLELFARCLQPGWTSWGNEVLKFQHIDYFIALHNENEVLL; from the exons ATGTCTGTGGTGCATCAGCTGTCAGTTGGGTGGCTACTGGATCATCTTTCCTTCATCAACAAGGCTGGTTACCGGCTTTGCCCCTCCTGCCAGTGCcctgctccctcagcctctcatgtTGCTCCTGTTTCTTCCACTCCTTCTACAGAGGATATTGTTGGTCCTTCCACTGTTGATACTACTTACTCTACTGGAGCTGCAGTAGAGAGAACAGGGGAAACACTAAAGAGAAAATATGTGTTTCGGGAAGAGTTCTTTCATGTTTTTAAGCCCCATATAGTTTCAGCTTCTGAACAGAAGCCCCAGCAAGAAAGCTCTGATGCTGGTCCAAGGGAGGGGAAGGACAGTGGCAATGGAATAGAGCAGCACGAAGGAGCCAAGAACAGCGATGGGGATTCCATTGCCAGTGCTAGGAAG AAACGTAAAAGAAAGTGTAGTGTATTCAACCAAGGTGAACTGGATGCTTTAGAATACCATACAAAG ATCAGGGGTCTGATATTGGAAGGCACCAGGTGTTTAATCAAAGAAGGGCTCAAAAGTGGTTTTCTTCACCCCATTTCTGCAAAACAAAGTAGCGTCAAGAATGTTGTTACAGGACATGTTGGCTGTGAGATGGCTGAATTATGTGAAATGGCAAAACGTTTTCCTTCTGTGAATGAAAATGACCATCGATCTTCACAAATTATAGATGAGGAAACATCCATTCCAGAGCAGGATCTGCTTTCATGCGTTACAGAGAACAATACAGACTATGCAAAGATAATAAATTTAATGGGGCAGAAGTACCTGGTGCCGCCAAAAAGCAGTTTCCTTTTATCTGATATTTCCTGTATGCAACCACTTCTGAATT ATAAGAATAAATATGATGTAATTGTGATAGATCCACCATGGCAGAACAAGTCTGTTAAAAGAAGTAACCG ATACAGCCACTTGTCTTCATGGCAAATCAAGCAAATTCCCATACCATCGCTAGCTGCTCCAAATTGTCTTGTGGTCACATGGGTGACCAATAGACAGAAGCACCTACGTTTTGTTAAGGATGAACTTTATCCTTATTGGTCTGTGAAGACTCTTGCTGAGTGGCACTGGGTGAAA ATTGCCAGATCTGGAGAATTTGTATTTCCATTAGATTCTTCCCACAAAAAACCCTATGAAGTTCTTGTGTTGGGGAGAGTTCAAGGAAATATAGATTTGCCTTTAAG GAAATCAGATGTGGCAGTACTTCCAATTCCAGATCACAAATTAATCGTCAGCATACCCTGCACTCTTCATTCACACAAGCCTCCTCTTACTG AGATTCTGACGGAATATATCAAACCTGATGCAGAATGTTTGGAGTTGTTTGCTCGCTGCCTGCAGCCTGGTTGGACCAGTTGGGGAAATGAGGTTCTTAAATTCCAACACATTGATTATTTCATTGCTCTGCACAACGAAAATGAA GTTTTACTATGA
- the METTL4 gene encoding N(6)-adenine-specific methyltransferase METTL4 isoform X3, whose amino-acid sequence MSVVHQLSVGWLLDHLSFINKAGYRLCPSCQCPAPSASHVAPVSSTPSTEDIVGPSTVDTTYSTGAAVERTGETLKRKYVFREEFFHVFKPHIVSASEQKPQQESSDAGPREGKDSGNGIEQHEGAKNSDGDSIASARKKRKRKCSVFNQGELDALEYHTKIRGLILEGTRCLIKEGLKSGFLHPISAKQSSVKNVVTGHVGCEMAELCEMAKRFPSVNENDHRSSQIIDEETSIPEQDLLSCVTENNTDYAKIINLMGQKYLVPPKSSFLLSDISCMQPLLNYKNKYDVIVIDPPWQNKSVKRSNRYSHLSSWQIKQIPIPSLAAPNCLVVTWVTNRQKHLRFVKDELYPYWSVKTLAEWHWVKIARSGEFVFPLDSSHKKPYEVLVLGRVQGNIDLPLRKSDVAVLPIPDHKLIVSIPCTLHSHKPPLTEILTEYIKPDAECLELFARCLQPGWTSWGNEVLL is encoded by the exons ATGTCTGTGGTGCATCAGCTGTCAGTTGGGTGGCTACTGGATCATCTTTCCTTCATCAACAAGGCTGGTTACCGGCTTTGCCCCTCCTGCCAGTGCcctgctccctcagcctctcatgtTGCTCCTGTTTCTTCCACTCCTTCTACAGAGGATATTGTTGGTCCTTCCACTGTTGATACTACTTACTCTACTGGAGCTGCAGTAGAGAGAACAGGGGAAACACTAAAGAGAAAATATGTGTTTCGGGAAGAGTTCTTTCATGTTTTTAAGCCCCATATAGTTTCAGCTTCTGAACAGAAGCCCCAGCAAGAAAGCTCTGATGCTGGTCCAAGGGAGGGGAAGGACAGTGGCAATGGAATAGAGCAGCACGAAGGAGCCAAGAACAGCGATGGGGATTCCATTGCCAGTGCTAGGAAG AAACGTAAAAGAAAGTGTAGTGTATTCAACCAAGGTGAACTGGATGCTTTAGAATACCATACAAAG ATCAGGGGTCTGATATTGGAAGGCACCAGGTGTTTAATCAAAGAAGGGCTCAAAAGTGGTTTTCTTCACCCCATTTCTGCAAAACAAAGTAGCGTCAAGAATGTTGTTACAGGACATGTTGGCTGTGAGATGGCTGAATTATGTGAAATGGCAAAACGTTTTCCTTCTGTGAATGAAAATGACCATCGATCTTCACAAATTATAGATGAGGAAACATCCATTCCAGAGCAGGATCTGCTTTCATGCGTTACAGAGAACAATACAGACTATGCAAAGATAATAAATTTAATGGGGCAGAAGTACCTGGTGCCGCCAAAAAGCAGTTTCCTTTTATCTGATATTTCCTGTATGCAACCACTTCTGAATT ATAAGAATAAATATGATGTAATTGTGATAGATCCACCATGGCAGAACAAGTCTGTTAAAAGAAGTAACCG ATACAGCCACTTGTCTTCATGGCAAATCAAGCAAATTCCCATACCATCGCTAGCTGCTCCAAATTGTCTTGTGGTCACATGGGTGACCAATAGACAGAAGCACCTACGTTTTGTTAAGGATGAACTTTATCCTTATTGGTCTGTGAAGACTCTTGCTGAGTGGCACTGGGTGAAA ATTGCCAGATCTGGAGAATTTGTATTTCCATTAGATTCTTCCCACAAAAAACCCTATGAAGTTCTTGTGTTGGGGAGAGTTCAAGGAAATATAGATTTGCCTTTAAG GAAATCAGATGTGGCAGTACTTCCAATTCCAGATCACAAATTAATCGTCAGCATACCCTGCACTCTTCATTCACACAAGCCTCCTCTTACTG AGATTCTGACGGAATATATCAAACCTGATGCAGAATGTTTGGAGTTGTTTGCTCGCTGCCTGCAGCCTGGTTGGACCAGTTGGGGAAATGAG GTTTTACTATGA
- the METTL4 gene encoding N(6)-adenine-specific methyltransferase METTL4 isoform X1: MSVVHQLSVGWLLDHLSFINKAGYRLCPSCQCPAPSASHVAPVSSTPSTEDIVGPSTVDTTYSTGAAVERTGETLKRKYVFREEFFHVFKPHIVSASEQKPQQESSDAGPREGKDSGNGIEQHEGAKNSDGDSIASARKKRKRKCSVFNQGELDALEYHTKIRGLILEGTRCLIKEGLKSGFLHPISAKQSSVKNVVTGHVGCEMAELCEMAKRFPSVNENDHRSSQIIDEETSIPEQDLLSCVTENNTDYAKIINLMGQKYLVPPKSSFLLSDISCMQPLLNYKNKYDVIVIDPPWQNKSVKRSNRYSHLSSWQIKQIPIPSLAAPNCLVVTWVTNRQKHLRFVKDELYPYWSVKTLAEWHWVKIARSGEFVFPLDSSHKKPYEVLVLGRVQGNIDLPLRKSDVAVLPIPDHKLIVSIPCTLHSHKPPLTEILTEYIKPDAECLELFARCLQPGWTSWGNEVLKFQHIDYFIALHNENEVRSFGLI; this comes from the exons ATGTCTGTGGTGCATCAGCTGTCAGTTGGGTGGCTACTGGATCATCTTTCCTTCATCAACAAGGCTGGTTACCGGCTTTGCCCCTCCTGCCAGTGCcctgctccctcagcctctcatgtTGCTCCTGTTTCTTCCACTCCTTCTACAGAGGATATTGTTGGTCCTTCCACTGTTGATACTACTTACTCTACTGGAGCTGCAGTAGAGAGAACAGGGGAAACACTAAAGAGAAAATATGTGTTTCGGGAAGAGTTCTTTCATGTTTTTAAGCCCCATATAGTTTCAGCTTCTGAACAGAAGCCCCAGCAAGAAAGCTCTGATGCTGGTCCAAGGGAGGGGAAGGACAGTGGCAATGGAATAGAGCAGCACGAAGGAGCCAAGAACAGCGATGGGGATTCCATTGCCAGTGCTAGGAAG AAACGTAAAAGAAAGTGTAGTGTATTCAACCAAGGTGAACTGGATGCTTTAGAATACCATACAAAG ATCAGGGGTCTGATATTGGAAGGCACCAGGTGTTTAATCAAAGAAGGGCTCAAAAGTGGTTTTCTTCACCCCATTTCTGCAAAACAAAGTAGCGTCAAGAATGTTGTTACAGGACATGTTGGCTGTGAGATGGCTGAATTATGTGAAATGGCAAAACGTTTTCCTTCTGTGAATGAAAATGACCATCGATCTTCACAAATTATAGATGAGGAAACATCCATTCCAGAGCAGGATCTGCTTTCATGCGTTACAGAGAACAATACAGACTATGCAAAGATAATAAATTTAATGGGGCAGAAGTACCTGGTGCCGCCAAAAAGCAGTTTCCTTTTATCTGATATTTCCTGTATGCAACCACTTCTGAATT ATAAGAATAAATATGATGTAATTGTGATAGATCCACCATGGCAGAACAAGTCTGTTAAAAGAAGTAACCG ATACAGCCACTTGTCTTCATGGCAAATCAAGCAAATTCCCATACCATCGCTAGCTGCTCCAAATTGTCTTGTGGTCACATGGGTGACCAATAGACAGAAGCACCTACGTTTTGTTAAGGATGAACTTTATCCTTATTGGTCTGTGAAGACTCTTGCTGAGTGGCACTGGGTGAAA ATTGCCAGATCTGGAGAATTTGTATTTCCATTAGATTCTTCCCACAAAAAACCCTATGAAGTTCTTGTGTTGGGGAGAGTTCAAGGAAATATAGATTTGCCTTTAAG GAAATCAGATGTGGCAGTACTTCCAATTCCAGATCACAAATTAATCGTCAGCATACCCTGCACTCTTCATTCACACAAGCCTCCTCTTACTG AGATTCTGACGGAATATATCAAACCTGATGCAGAATGTTTGGAGTTGTTTGCTCGCTGCCTGCAGCCTGGTTGGACCAGTTGGGGAAATGAGGTTCTTAAATTCCAACACATTGATTATTTCATTGCTCTGCACAACGAAAATGAAGTACGATCTTTCGGCTTAATTTGA